Proteins co-encoded in one Octopus bimaculoides isolate UCB-OBI-ISO-001 chromosome 9, ASM119413v2, whole genome shotgun sequence genomic window:
- the LOC128248659 gene encoding uncharacterized protein LOC128248659 has product MLVYICIQFCLQHNNRNHINLSKFKKKKNNNRSSNNRDNTSEVNFAFHPFGVDKLSTSCVLGRSNRLAPSSKMSGLVPRVEKNNRGNRTTIATPTQTTVTSSSSLLSSSLSSSSSSSSSSSSPLITTGYYSSNTSSNSNNNCNCLTALTTTETTGTLATTTTTTTTAATATITISYLRL; this is encoded by the exons ATGCTTGTCTATATCTGTATTcag TTTTGCTTACAACACAACAACAGAAATCATATCAATCTCAGCAaattcaagaagaagaagaacaacaacagaagcagcaataACAGAGACAAcacctctgaggtcaactttgcctttcatcctttcggggtcgataaattaagtaccagttgtgtactgggtcgatctaatcgactggccccctcctcaaaaatgtcgggccttgtgcctagagtagaaaagaataatagaggCAACAGGACAACAATTgcaacaccaacacaaacaacagtaacatcatcatcatcgctgttgtcgtcgtcattgtcatcatcatcgtcatcgtcatcatcatcatcatcaccattgataACAACAGGTTACTACAGCAGTAATACCAGcagcaatagcaataacaactgcaactgcttgacagcattaacaacaacagaaacaacaggaacattagcaacaacaacaacaacaacaacaacagcagcaacagcaacaataacaatcagtTATCTGAGATTATAG